The following coding sequences are from one Rathayibacter sp. SW19 window:
- a CDS encoding carbohydrate ABC transporter permease, with protein MRQRVRWGRYAGVAFILLWTLVPLYWALNISLQTDAQMSAKPSNYLPPTPSLKNYLTLLSGSGDLSDAIRRSAVNTIIECGVATIVTVVLSTLAAYAFARMEFKGHNVLFYAVLATMAFPAYTTLIPLYRIMSSFGLVNTYTGIILVYVSGFLPLATWIMYNYMSSLPIALEEAGEVDGASRMQVLWHVVLPLARPGIISTAIITFLFAWAQFLFPLVLSSDLSTQPLTVVIAAMQGRHVVPFTLLSAAGVLALAIPAVIALILNRYIVSGLLTGSVK; from the coding sequence ATGAGACAACGCGTGCGATGGGGAAGATACGCAGGAGTCGCCTTCATCCTGCTCTGGACGTTGGTGCCGCTGTACTGGGCGCTGAACATCAGCCTGCAAACAGATGCTCAGATGAGCGCGAAGCCATCCAACTATTTGCCGCCCACACCCTCCTTGAAGAATTACCTCACCCTACTGAGCGGTTCAGGCGATCTGTCCGACGCCATCCGCCGATCGGCCGTGAACACGATCATCGAGTGCGGAGTGGCGACAATCGTGACAGTGGTGTTGTCAACTCTGGCGGCGTACGCCTTCGCCCGAATGGAATTCAAGGGCCACAACGTGCTCTTTTACGCTGTTCTCGCCACGATGGCCTTTCCCGCGTATACGACGCTGATTCCGCTGTACCGGATCATGTCCAGCTTCGGTCTCGTCAACACCTACACGGGAATCATCCTCGTATATGTGTCCGGGTTCCTTCCGCTCGCCACGTGGATCATGTATAACTACATGTCAAGCCTCCCGATCGCTCTCGAAGAGGCGGGTGAAGTCGACGGAGCAAGCCGCATGCAGGTGTTGTGGCATGTCGTGCTGCCGCTTGCGCGACCCGGGATCATCTCAACGGCGATCATCACGTTCCTGTTCGCGTGGGCGCAGTTCCTGTTCCCACTGGTGTTGTCCAGTGACCTGTCCACCCAACCGTTGACAGTGGTCATCGCGGCCATGCAGGGCAGGCACGTCGTTCCGTTCACGCTTCTCAGTGCGGCCGGAGTGCTCGCGCTTGCGATTCCCGCCGTGATCGCACTGATTCTGAACCGTTACATCGTGAGTGGATTATTGACCGGAAGTGTCAAGTGA
- a CDS encoding IclR family transcriptional regulator yields MSIAPAISAAPAAKEPRVVRSLVHASGLLKALHKSGRPTSLSDLARKIQLSKPATYVLLQTLEAEGLIVKDEAARYTLGWGLYELGSAVIRPVDFARAARMQLDHLAQRTGEIVLLGILDRGSVLYLDRGEVDDNFAMIANVGRRSPLHTTASGKVLLAYQDAAYVNAHVRRPLRQATSQTITDPAALVNALHRVRARGYALCRQEQEIGLSSIAVPVFGPAGGVQAALAIATPASKFTFDALPRLLDELQKTSVLIAAVPAVAPVTPLVSD; encoded by the coding sequence ATGTCAATTGCGCCTGCAATCAGTGCTGCACCTGCTGCCAAGGAACCGCGCGTGGTTCGCTCTCTGGTTCACGCATCGGGGCTGCTGAAGGCGCTCCACAAGAGTGGTCGTCCCACGTCGTTGAGTGACCTGGCGCGAAAGATCCAGCTCAGCAAGCCCGCGACCTACGTGCTATTGCAGACGCTGGAAGCGGAAGGCCTGATCGTCAAGGACGAGGCAGCTCGTTACACACTCGGTTGGGGGCTCTACGAGTTGGGCAGCGCGGTCATCCGTCCTGTCGATTTCGCTCGCGCTGCGCGCATGCAGTTGGACCACCTTGCTCAACGTACCGGCGAGATTGTGCTGCTCGGCATTCTCGACCGCGGGTCCGTTCTGTACCTCGATCGCGGCGAGGTCGACGACAACTTCGCGATGATCGCCAATGTTGGCCGGCGTTCACCGCTGCACACGACTGCGTCAGGCAAAGTCTTGCTCGCGTACCAGGACGCCGCGTATGTCAACGCTCATGTGCGACGCCCGTTGCGGCAGGCCACCTCGCAGACCATCACAGATCCGGCCGCTCTCGTGAACGCGCTGCATCGAGTGCGTGCACGCGGCTACGCACTGTGCCGTCAAGAGCAAGAAATTGGCCTGTCGAGCATCGCAGTACCGGTCTTTGGCCCGGCCGGCGGAGTCCAGGCTGCGTTGGCGATCGCTACGCCGGCGAGCAAGTTCACTTTCGATGCCCTTCCGCGCCTCTTGGATGAGCTGCAGAAGACATCCGTTCTGATCGCTGCCGTGCCCGCCGTTGCCCCGGTAACACCCCTTGTTAGCGATTAG
- a CDS encoding family 4 glycosyl hydrolase, protein MSQNRTFVLIGAGSTVFTPGLLSDLAASETFDDFTIRLVDVNRQASDTMAELGRRIAKQSGSRMRVESYVDRRQALPGARFVATTIAVGSAAAWLRDIEIPAAYGIQQTVGDSVGPGGVLRALRHSPELVAIARDIEELAPSAQLINYSNPLTANVRAVRKYTNVSAIGLCHGTMHTKGVLARDLGLDPDDVHAVFAGINHLCWLLDIRTGSHDLYPQLRELVAERAGGKDSPSSGDEGVHAAVSADLMQTFGLYPAPGDRHTSEFFGSYLSLRPSGELEWGLQGGKDATLHYIGEKAELWDVLRAQASGTAPLQVSQNQEAERLVSIAESLVTGTDRIELAVNLPNEGKIPNLPDSAVVEVPAVIGAAGITGLAVGRMPDGIAAILTSRARQQELIVDAAILGSRALAIQALVLDPLVPSAQVARSILDDAVAADPERLRRFA, encoded by the coding sequence ATGAGCCAAAACCGGACGTTCGTCCTTATCGGTGCCGGAAGCACCGTCTTTACGCCGGGCCTGTTGAGCGACCTCGCCGCGTCCGAGACCTTTGACGATTTCACGATTCGGCTCGTCGATGTCAATCGCCAGGCCTCCGACACGATGGCAGAGCTCGGACGTCGAATCGCCAAACAGTCCGGCTCTCGCATGCGCGTCGAATCATATGTGGATCGCAGGCAAGCGCTGCCTGGCGCACGCTTTGTGGCAACCACGATCGCCGTTGGTTCTGCCGCCGCGTGGCTTCGCGACATCGAAATTCCGGCCGCGTACGGAATCCAGCAAACCGTCGGTGACTCGGTCGGCCCCGGCGGTGTTCTTCGAGCGTTGCGGCACTCACCTGAGCTCGTTGCCATAGCGCGAGACATCGAGGAACTGGCGCCGAGCGCGCAGTTGATCAATTACAGCAACCCTCTCACCGCCAACGTGCGTGCGGTCCGCAAGTACACGAACGTCAGTGCGATCGGCTTGTGTCACGGAACAATGCATACCAAGGGTGTGCTCGCCCGTGACCTCGGCCTCGATCCGGATGACGTACACGCGGTGTTCGCAGGAATCAACCACTTATGCTGGCTGCTTGACATCAGAACCGGCAGTCACGACCTCTACCCGCAGTTGCGCGAACTGGTGGCGGAACGTGCGGGAGGCAAGGACTCCCCATCATCCGGCGACGAAGGGGTGCACGCTGCCGTCTCCGCTGACCTGATGCAGACGTTCGGCCTCTACCCTGCCCCCGGAGATCGGCACACCTCGGAATTCTTCGGCAGCTACCTTTCTCTCCGGCCATCTGGGGAACTCGAGTGGGGGCTTCAAGGGGGCAAGGACGCGACGCTGCACTACATCGGGGAAAAGGCGGAGTTATGGGATGTGCTCCGCGCACAAGCATCCGGAACGGCGCCGCTTCAGGTGAGCCAGAACCAAGAAGCCGAGCGGCTTGTCTCGATCGCAGAATCTCTGGTGACGGGCACGGACCGCATCGAGCTCGCGGTCAACCTGCCCAACGAAGGCAAAATTCCGAACCTTCCCGATTCGGCCGTCGTCGAAGTGCCCGCCGTCATCGGAGCGGCAGGCATCACCGGCCTTGCCGTCGGCCGGATGCCCGACGGGATTGCCGCGATTCTGACGTCGCGGGCGCGACAACAGGAGTTGATCGTCGACGCCGCAATCCTAGGCAGCCGCGCCCTCGCGATACAGGCCCTCGTGCTCGACCCTCTTGTACCCAGCGCGCAGGTCGCCCGCTCGATTCTCGATGACGCGGTTGCAGCGGACCCCGAACGCTTACGGCGATTCGCATGA
- a CDS encoding SIS domain-containing protein, with protein MADTPKAPGSFTSTEIASQPELWKRAQSDSPGEISGLPASGERVLVLGCGTSYFVAAAYAWLREQGGHGMTDAIIASELPAITREYDRVIAISRSGTTTEVIRALEALGGAIPVTAVLGAHGTPVERLADDVIDLGYADEKSVVQTRFPTTLLTLLRIHLGATNEQIGTVIEQVTEVLNADLELPAPRQLVVLGSGWAAPLAQEAALKCREAAGMWAEAYATGEYRHGPIGVAGPGTLVWALSPLTKPAARSIEEAGAELHQGFNDPQVELVALQRYALKWALGNGRNADAPTHLSRSVTVV; from the coding sequence ATGGCAGACACACCCAAAGCCCCCGGCTCCTTCACGAGCACCGAAATTGCGAGTCAACCCGAACTGTGGAAACGCGCCCAGTCTGATTCACCCGGCGAAATATCCGGCCTGCCGGCCTCTGGGGAACGAGTACTCGTTCTCGGATGCGGCACGTCCTACTTTGTCGCCGCAGCATATGCTTGGCTGCGCGAGCAGGGCGGGCACGGCATGACAGACGCGATCATCGCCTCTGAACTGCCGGCGATAACGCGTGAATACGACCGAGTCATCGCCATCAGCCGTTCCGGCACCACCACGGAGGTGATCCGCGCACTTGAAGCGCTCGGCGGCGCAATCCCCGTGACTGCAGTCCTCGGAGCACATGGGACTCCCGTCGAGAGGCTTGCCGATGACGTGATCGACCTCGGCTATGCCGACGAGAAGAGTGTCGTGCAGACCCGCTTCCCCACGACTCTGCTCACTCTTCTCCGAATCCACCTCGGTGCAACCAACGAGCAGATAGGCACTGTCATCGAACAGGTCACGGAGGTGTTGAATGCTGATCTCGAGTTGCCTGCGCCGCGGCAACTGGTGGTTCTCGGATCCGGCTGGGCCGCGCCGCTTGCACAAGAGGCGGCTCTCAAGTGCCGCGAAGCGGCCGGGATGTGGGCCGAAGCATACGCCACCGGCGAGTACCGTCACGGGCCTATCGGGGTAGCAGGGCCCGGCACCTTGGTGTGGGCTCTCTCACCGCTCACGAAGCCCGCTGCGCGATCGATCGAGGAGGCTGGCGCCGAACTGCATCAGGGATTCAACGACCCTCAGGTCGAGCTGGTCGCACTGCAACGATATGCTCTGAAATGGGCTCTCGGGAACGGACGTAACGCAGATGCACCGACTCATCTGTCGCGCTCCGTCACGGTCGTGTAA
- a CDS encoding substrate-binding domain-containing protein: MKAIGLAAALLTVAGVMTACSATDPSSGSSSNGAAAAQGFKIGLLLPDETSTRYETQDKPDFVAAVKAECPTCEVLYANANQDASKQQQQAQSMLTQGVKALVVDPWDGVAAASIVNSAAAQNVPVIAYDRIIQSPKLSFVISNNYVKVGELQGQALVEKLQKDNVPAGSGIVMINGASTDNNAVNIQKGALSKIEPAGYKVLSHVETWDPPTAQQFAGSQIAKFGTQIKAIYTANDGNAQAAISAMKAAGMALVPTTGLDATLAGIQSILAGQQYMTVYNSFKGEATQAAKVAVALAQGHKVSSTDKVNGIPAFLQQPQAVTIDTIQSTVVKDGVYKVSDICTAQFAAACTANGIQ; this comes from the coding sequence ATGAAAGCGATTGGCCTGGCGGCCGCGCTGCTCACTGTGGCGGGAGTGATGACAGCATGTTCTGCCACTGACCCGTCCAGTGGGAGTAGCTCGAACGGTGCAGCCGCTGCACAGGGGTTCAAGATCGGCCTCTTGCTACCTGACGAGACGTCGACTCGCTACGAGACCCAGGACAAGCCAGACTTCGTGGCCGCCGTCAAAGCGGAATGCCCCACCTGCGAAGTGTTGTACGCCAACGCCAATCAGGATGCGTCGAAGCAGCAGCAACAAGCCCAGTCGATGTTGACCCAGGGTGTTAAGGCATTGGTCGTCGACCCATGGGACGGCGTTGCCGCCGCCAGCATTGTCAATTCCGCAGCGGCGCAGAACGTTCCGGTCATCGCCTACGACCGCATCATCCAGAGCCCGAAGCTTTCATTCGTGATCTCGAACAACTACGTCAAGGTCGGCGAGTTGCAGGGACAGGCCCTCGTGGAGAAGCTGCAGAAGGACAACGTTCCGGCAGGCAGCGGCATCGTCATGATCAACGGCGCCTCGACCGACAACAACGCAGTCAACATCCAAAAGGGCGCGTTGAGCAAGATCGAACCCGCGGGCTACAAGGTGCTCAGTCACGTCGAGACCTGGGATCCGCCAACCGCCCAGCAATTCGCCGGTTCGCAGATCGCCAAGTTCGGCACTCAAATCAAGGCGATCTACACCGCGAACGACGGCAATGCCCAGGCTGCAATCTCCGCCATGAAGGCGGCCGGTATGGCGCTGGTGCCGACGACGGGGCTTGACGCGACACTCGCCGGCATCCAGTCGATTCTCGCCGGTCAGCAGTACATGACCGTATACAACTCGTTCAAAGGCGAGGCGACGCAGGCGGCCAAGGTTGCAGTCGCGCTGGCGCAGGGTCACAAGGTGAGTTCCACAGACAAGGTCAACGGGATCCCTGCCTTCCTGCAACAACCGCAGGCTGTGACGATCGACACCATTCAGTCGACAGTTGTCAAAGACGGTGTCTACAAGGTGAGCGACATCTGCACCGCACAGTTCGCGGCTGCGTGCACGGCAAACGGAATCCAGTAA
- a CDS encoding glycoside hydrolase family 88 protein, translated as MTLETHSGNTGDVDAERALSIAEHRVWNLVRQHPGQVPVYTSNGRWQFDGDSWAPIWTGGFLAGMMWIFAEQTGKPEWREQAERYSRIVEPRKLDTSTHDIGFLFTPSWGRWHAAHPNDETRDVLIQAGRTMARRFNRAGRYLRTWVSPGSTFIDVMMNIGIIYQAAELSGDPALADIATAHALTSRRFLVRGDASTVHEGWFDPDSGEFLRAATHQGYRSDSSWVRGHAWAIYGFGTAYQWTHDERFLDSARRCADLYIAQVGADFVGPNDWSDPHPEFRYEASGASITASAMLQLAELLGDAGAGATYREYARGIVARLSSPEFLGTDEDGWEGILRHSLYHRGEGIGVDESVMWGDYYFVEALDRLSRIPTAE; from the coding sequence ATGACACTTGAGACCCATTCGGGCAACACGGGCGACGTGGATGCGGAGCGCGCTCTGTCGATCGCCGAGCACCGCGTGTGGAACCTGGTCAGGCAGCATCCGGGGCAAGTGCCGGTCTACACGTCCAACGGACGCTGGCAATTCGACGGAGACTCGTGGGCACCGATCTGGACTGGTGGATTTCTTGCGGGAATGATGTGGATCTTCGCGGAACAGACGGGAAAGCCCGAATGGCGCGAGCAAGCCGAGAGGTATAGCCGTATCGTCGAACCCCGCAAGCTGGACACCAGCACGCACGACATCGGCTTTCTGTTCACACCGAGTTGGGGCCGTTGGCACGCCGCCCACCCGAACGATGAGACGCGCGACGTGCTGATCCAGGCCGGCCGCACCATGGCCAGACGTTTCAACCGTGCCGGCCGGTATCTGCGCACCTGGGTCAGCCCGGGCAGCACGTTCATCGATGTGATGATGAACATCGGGATCATCTACCAAGCCGCGGAACTCAGCGGCGATCCCGCTCTTGCCGACATTGCGACCGCGCATGCACTGACCTCGCGCCGTTTCCTCGTGCGCGGTGACGCCAGCACGGTGCATGAAGGATGGTTTGACCCGGATTCCGGCGAGTTTCTACGAGCAGCAACACACCAGGGCTATCGCTCAGATTCCTCCTGGGTGCGCGGGCACGCTTGGGCGATCTACGGGTTCGGCACCGCATACCAGTGGACCCATGACGAACGTTTTCTTGACAGCGCCCGCCGCTGCGCTGACCTGTACATCGCCCAAGTCGGCGCTGATTTCGTTGGGCCCAATGACTGGAGCGATCCCCACCCGGAATTTCGGTACGAGGCGTCGGGGGCCAGCATCACGGCATCCGCGATGCTGCAGCTGGCCGAGCTGCTCGGCGACGCCGGAGCGGGCGCGACGTATCGCGAGTATGCCCGTGGTATTGTCGCGCGGCTGAGCAGCCCCGAATTCCTCGGCACCGATGAGGACGGCTGGGAGGGCATCCTGCGGCATTCGCTGTACCACCGCGGCGAGGGTATCGGTGTCGATGAGAGCGTGATGTGGGGCGACTACTACTTCGTCGAGGCGTTGGACCGGCTCTCGCGCATCCCCACGGCTGAGTAG
- a CDS encoding sugar ABC transporter permease: MSVRPLDRQDERIEFRSGLVGEAQSLWNRIRNGDIGSLPVVVGLILIAAVFQTLNPLFLSSINLVNLMLDSAAIGTIAVGVVLVLLLAQIDLSIGSVSGFAAAILAVTFVQLHWPLALTLLVPIVAGAILGMVYGLLFLHFGVPSFVSTLGGLLAVLGFQLYLLGTNGSINLPFDSFIVEFAQTMFLPAIISYALVVIIAVLYVVLALGSSRKRAAGNLSAPSAAGIYVRGVVILVVLAGIVWYLNLSRGVAVMFIFFIAIIGVTAYALKRTRWGRAMYAIGGNVEAARRAGIRVNAVYMSAFVLSSALAAIGGLLAAGRLASATLSSGTGEVNLDAIAAAVIGGTSLFGGRGSAQSALLGILVIEAIASGLNLLNLDSSIRFMITGGVLVVAVIVDSLSRRSRAAHGTA; the protein is encoded by the coding sequence GTGAGTGTCCGTCCCCTAGACCGCCAAGACGAGCGGATCGAATTCCGGTCGGGCCTGGTCGGCGAGGCCCAGTCGCTGTGGAACCGAATCCGCAATGGCGATATCGGGTCGTTGCCGGTCGTCGTCGGCCTCATCCTCATCGCTGCGGTGTTCCAGACTCTGAATCCGCTGTTCCTCTCGAGCATCAACCTCGTCAACCTGATGCTGGATTCGGCAGCGATCGGAACCATCGCCGTCGGCGTTGTACTCGTGCTGCTCCTCGCTCAGATCGACCTGTCGATCGGCTCGGTCAGCGGCTTCGCGGCTGCGATCCTCGCCGTCACGTTCGTGCAACTGCACTGGCCGCTGGCGTTGACGCTGCTCGTTCCGATCGTGGCGGGTGCGATTCTCGGGATGGTTTACGGATTGCTGTTCCTGCACTTCGGCGTGCCGAGCTTCGTGTCGACTCTGGGTGGCCTCCTCGCCGTGCTCGGATTCCAGCTCTATCTACTTGGCACCAACGGATCGATCAATCTGCCCTTCGACTCGTTCATCGTGGAGTTCGCGCAGACGATGTTCCTGCCGGCGATCATCTCCTATGCGCTCGTCGTGATCATCGCCGTGCTCTACGTCGTGCTCGCACTCGGGTCATCGCGCAAGCGCGCTGCCGGCAATCTGTCCGCGCCCTCGGCGGCGGGCATTTACGTTCGCGGCGTCGTGATCCTGGTCGTGCTTGCCGGCATCGTCTGGTATTTGAACCTTTCCCGTGGCGTAGCCGTGATGTTCATCTTCTTCATCGCGATCATCGGTGTGACCGCCTACGCGCTTAAGCGCACGCGTTGGGGGCGCGCGATGTATGCCATCGGTGGCAACGTCGAGGCAGCGCGACGGGCGGGCATCAGGGTGAACGCGGTCTATATGTCGGCCTTCGTCCTCTCCTCAGCGCTTGCAGCGATCGGCGGCCTACTCGCAGCCGGTCGCCTCGCCTCTGCCACGTTGAGCAGCGGCACCGGGGAAGTCAATCTGGACGCGATCGCCGCCGCAGTCATCGGTGGCACCAGTCTGTTCGGTGGTCGTGGCAGCGCCCAGTCGGCACTGTTGGGCATCTTGGTGATCGAAGCCATTGCCAGCGGGCTCAACCTGCTGAATTTGGACTCGTCGATTCGCTTCATGATCACCGGTGGAGTGCTCGTAGTCGCCGTCATCGTCGATTCACTGTCACGGCGTTCGCGGGCGGCACACGGGACCGCGTAG
- a CDS encoding IclR family transcriptional regulator — translation MARAATLLKAMAARGKPMGLSDLARSIEISKPATFHLLRTLELEGFVVKGPDATYQLDWGLYELGSAVIRSVDLTRVTRIHLDRLAEETGEAVLLSILDGESVLYLDRGQSTESFTMVANVGRRSPLHTNASGKVLLAHQDQRFIATVLGKPLEANTPATVCNPRELEVQLLDVRRDGYATCWQEQELGLCSIAVPIFDYTGKACAAMAIAGPAERVTKLSVPGFVQRLQDEAHQISSKLGALEPALSTRSAG, via the coding sequence GTGGCCAGGGCGGCAACTCTGCTGAAAGCGATGGCGGCCAGAGGCAAGCCGATGGGGCTCAGCGATCTCGCGCGTTCCATCGAGATCAGCAAGCCTGCTACCTTCCACCTTTTGCGCACGCTCGAGCTTGAGGGCTTCGTCGTGAAGGGCCCGGACGCGACGTATCAGTTGGACTGGGGTTTGTATGAGCTCGGGAGCGCGGTCATCCGGTCGGTTGATCTGACGCGAGTGACACGCATCCATCTCGATCGACTGGCAGAGGAGACCGGCGAGGCGGTGCTGCTGAGCATCCTTGACGGCGAGTCTGTGCTGTATTTGGATCGCGGTCAGTCGACTGAGTCGTTCACGATGGTCGCAAATGTGGGGCGTCGTTCACCGCTGCACACGAACGCATCCGGCAAAGTGCTGCTCGCACATCAGGATCAGCGGTTCATTGCGACCGTGCTCGGCAAACCGCTTGAAGCGAACACGCCGGCGACAGTCTGCAACCCTCGCGAACTCGAGGTACAACTTCTCGACGTGCGCCGCGACGGCTACGCCACGTGCTGGCAGGAACAGGAGCTCGGACTGTGCAGCATCGCCGTGCCGATCTTCGACTACACCGGAAAGGCATGTGCAGCGATGGCCATCGCCGGGCCGGCCGAGCGGGTGACCAAGCTCTCCGTGCCGGGTTTCGTGCAGCGCCTTCAGGATGAGGCGCACCAGATTTCGAGCAAACTCGGCGCGCTAGAGCCGGCGTTGAGCACCCGCTCCGCCGGCTGA
- a CDS encoding IclR family transcriptional regulator: MRFADKKAGRPTTLSELARKVRLSKPATYVLLKTLEGAGLVARDATARYGLSWGLYELGSAVIRPLDLARAARMRLDHLAERTGEILLLGILHHGTVLYLDRGQRDDAFAMVANVGRRSPLHTTASGKVLLAHQDSAYIDAYVGGPLVQATSVTITDAAVLASELELVRKRGYATCSQEQEIGLSSLAVPVGSACGAVQASLAIAAPTSRFTGQVLPGLLAELTNTAAAITRSLTAEAQVEPSRAELSR, encoded by the coding sequence ATGAGATTCGCGGACAAAAAGGCGGGTCGACCGACGACGCTCAGCGAACTTGCACGAAAGGTCAGGTTGAGCAAACCCGCGACCTATGTACTGCTGAAGACCCTAGAGGGCGCCGGATTGGTTGCACGGGACGCGACGGCCCGCTATGGGCTCAGTTGGGGGCTGTACGAACTCGGCAGTGCGGTAATCCGCCCCCTGGACCTCGCGCGCGCCGCACGCATGCGCCTGGACCACCTGGCCGAGCGCACGGGTGAGATCCTGCTCCTGGGCATCCTCCACCACGGAACGGTCCTGTATTTGGATCGCGGTCAGCGAGACGACGCGTTTGCAATGGTCGCGAACGTCGGCAGGCGCTCTCCATTGCACACGACGGCGTCGGGCAAGGTGCTGCTCGCGCACCAGGATTCCGCATATATTGACGCCTACGTGGGCGGACCTCTTGTGCAGGCGACATCTGTGACCATCACGGATGCGGCGGTGCTCGCATCAGAACTGGAGCTCGTGCGTAAGCGCGGTTATGCTACCTGCAGCCAGGAACAGGAGATTGGTCTGTCCAGCCTCGCCGTTCCAGTGGGGAGCGCGTGCGGAGCAGTGCAGGCGTCACTGGCGATCGCCGCCCCGACCAGCCGCTTCACCGGACAAGTGTTGCCCGGGCTGCTCGCTGAGCTCACGAACACAGCTGCGGCAATCACCCGAAGCCTGACAGCGGAAGCGCAAGTAGAGCCGAGCAGAGCCGAACTGAGCAGATAG
- a CDS encoding ATP-binding cassette domain-containing protein, with protein MTDKTSTPGGERVPLLSLRGISKAFGAVNALTAVEFDVYAGEIVALVGDNGAGKSTLVKILAGAHPADTGSILWKGEPVTISSPIEAQQLGIATVYQDLALCDNLDVVQNLFLGRESGSAFAMNEVDMEKRSWGLLQQLSAKIPSVRVPVASLSGGQRQTVAIARSLVGEPSVVILDEPTAALGVAQTAEVLNLVERLRERGLGVILISHNMANVQNVSDRIVVLRLGMNSGSFVTREVTYEDIITAITGAAENAVTERAAAHDEKEQAK; from the coding sequence GTGACCGACAAGACCTCCACGCCCGGCGGCGAGCGGGTTCCGCTGCTTTCACTTCGCGGAATCAGCAAGGCCTTCGGAGCTGTAAACGCGCTCACTGCCGTCGAGTTCGATGTCTACGCAGGGGAGATCGTTGCGCTCGTCGGCGACAACGGCGCGGGAAAGTCAACCCTTGTCAAGATCCTCGCGGGTGCGCATCCTGCCGACACTGGTTCGATCCTGTGGAAAGGCGAGCCGGTCACGATATCCAGCCCCATCGAGGCGCAGCAACTCGGCATCGCCACGGTGTATCAGGACCTGGCGCTGTGCGACAACCTCGACGTCGTGCAGAACTTGTTTCTCGGACGCGAAAGCGGGTCCGCATTCGCCATGAACGAGGTTGACATGGAGAAACGATCCTGGGGGCTGCTGCAGCAACTCTCGGCCAAGATCCCATCTGTGCGGGTTCCAGTTGCCAGCCTTTCCGGCGGTCAGCGTCAAACCGTGGCGATCGCACGTTCACTTGTCGGCGAGCCGTCGGTCGTGATCCTCGACGAGCCGACGGCAGCTCTCGGCGTCGCGCAGACGGCCGAGGTGCTCAACCTGGTCGAACGGCTGCGCGAACGCGGGCTCGGCGTCATCCTGATCAGCCACAACATGGCCAACGTGCAGAACGTCTCCGATCGCATCGTCGTGTTGCGGCTCGGCATGAACAGCGGGTCATTCGTGACGCGTGAAGTCACCTATGAAGACATCATCACGGCGATCACAGGCGCAGCCGAGAATGCCGTCACGGAACGGGCCGCTGCGCACGACGAGAAGGAGCAGGCGAAGTGA
- a CDS encoding ROK family protein, producing MTRPLDGTAPVIALDVGGTAMKGAVVEHSGVPTREYRWSTPRRDGPDAVVDAVLRAIDELVAATPSAAAVGLVVPGVVDDAAGVAVYSENILWHDVSFRDAIASRTGLPTAVGHDVRAGGAAEWLLGAGHQADDGLFLPIGTGISGALRVQGRFITHPLAGEIGHIDVGADESCACGARGCLESIASAAAIARRYERASGSTAINGAKGVCERMQAGDRIAQRVWAEAVSALVRALTIYISLLAPTIVVIGGGLSKAGDALFDPLRKRLADALIWQEQPMIARSTLGDNSGCIGAGILALDLIGIQPATPIQDDQ from the coding sequence ATGACCAGGCCGCTCGACGGCACGGCTCCGGTGATCGCCCTCGATGTCGGGGGAACAGCGATGAAGGGGGCAGTAGTCGAGCACAGCGGGGTGCCGACCCGCGAGTATCGATGGTCGACGCCGCGCCGAGACGGTCCGGACGCGGTCGTTGATGCGGTCCTCCGCGCGATCGATGAACTCGTGGCGGCGACTCCGTCGGCCGCCGCAGTCGGACTCGTGGTACCCGGCGTCGTCGACGACGCGGCAGGAGTCGCGGTTTACTCAGAAAACATCCTGTGGCACGATGTTTCGTTTCGCGACGCGATCGCTTCGAGAACGGGCCTCCCGACCGCTGTCGGACACGACGTTCGGGCCGGCGGCGCGGCCGAGTGGCTGCTGGGCGCAGGCCACCAGGCCGACGACGGGTTGTTCCTGCCGATCGGCACGGGAATATCCGGTGCGCTGCGGGTGCAGGGTCGGTTCATCACGCATCCGCTCGCTGGGGAGATCGGCCATATCGACGTCGGCGCAGACGAGTCGTGTGCATGCGGTGCGCGCGGATGTCTGGAATCAATCGCATCCGCAGCCGCAATCGCGCGGCGCTATGAGCGCGCAAGCGGTTCGACCGCAATAAACGGGGCGAAGGGCGTCTGCGAGCGAATGCAAGCGGGTGACCGGATCGCACAACGGGTTTGGGCTGAGGCCGTCAGCGCACTTGTTCGGGCGCTGACAATCTATATCTCACTGCTGGCACCCACGATCGTCGTCATCGGCGGCGGGCTGTCCAAAGCGGGCGACGCACTGTTCGACCCACTGCGGAAGCGGCTTGCTGACGCGTTGATCTGGCAGGAGCAGCCGATGATCGCGCGTTCCACACTTGGCGACAATTCCGGTTGCATCGGAGCCGGAATACTCGCACTCGATTTGATCGGCATCCAGCCGGCGACTCCAATTCAAGACGACCAATAG